A segment of the Rhodospirillales bacterium genome:
GTCGGTCATCCGGTGGTGGAGAGCGGCGCCGGTTCCGGCGACGGCCGTCTTATGCGTGCGCGTCTCGGACTCGGAGCGAATGAACCGCTGGTCTGTCTCCTCCCCGGCAGCCGGCAGAGCGAGACGCGGCGGCTCATGCCGGTTTACGCGGAGACGGCGGCGAGACTGCTGCAGCAACGCCCAGTGGTGCGCTTCGTCCTGCCGGCGGTGGACGCGCTGCGCGCCGACATTGCCTCCGAGGTCGAGCGTTGGCCGGTGACGCCCGGACGCGTGCAGCTCTGCCCGGCGGCGGAACGGTTCGACGCGTTCGCCGCCGCCGATGTCGCCCTGGCCGCCTCGGGAACCGTGTCGCTCGAACTGGCGATGGCGCGCACGCCTATGGTCATCACCTACCGCCTCAACCCCATGACGGCGTGGCTGGCGCGCCGCGTCATCCGCGTGCCGCACGTGAACCTGATCAACCTGATCGTTGACGAGGCGGTGGTGCCGGAGCTGCTGCAGAACGACTGCCGCCCGGACCGCGCCGCCGCCGAGTTGATCCGCCTTCTCGACGACCCTTCCACCCGCGCCCGCCAACGCGGCGCCGCCGACCGCGCCATCGCCGCCCTGAGGCCCGTCGCCGGCACCCCCAGCGCCCGCGCCGCCGATGTCATCGCTTCGGTTGTCGCGTCCGCCGGTCGCCGGTAATTGTAGACGCGCCCCGTGCCCTAGCGCGCGCCTGCGGCGCGGTCCCTGAGGGCTGCCGTCAACGCCTGCATGATAGGCGTTGCGGCGATGGCGGCGACCGGGAGGCGGAGGCGGCGGCGCCAGTTGGGATATTCGTCGACGGTCCCCGGCAGGTTGATCTGCTCGCTCTCACCCGTCACGTCGTCGATCTGCACCATCAACAGGCAGGCGGGGGAGCGCGACAGATATGCGTGTACGGCGGCGACCAGATCGGGTCCCATGCCGGCAGCAAGCACGTTGCTCGGCTTCGCCTGCAACAATTGCTCGTCGGCGAGCGCTTCCGCGAGCAAGCGCCGATCGCTGTCCCGGCTTGCCCGTTCGCTCGCCTCGACCGCAGGCGACGGATAGAGCTGTAGCCGCTGTTTGAGATCAATATCGGCTCCCTCCCAGAAGCCGGCGAGCGTCGACAGGTCGTGGGTGGTGACGCATGCCAGACCCTTTTCCGGGTAGGCGTCCGGCCGCTTGAACGCCTCCCCGTCCTTCTCGAAATAGAGCACGCGGTAAGAGAGCACGTTGGCGGCGGTCATGCGATCGCGAAATCCGTCCGGCACGGTGCCGAGATCCTCGCCGATCACCAGGCACCGGTTGCGATGGCTCTCCAGCGCCAGAATACCGAGCAGATCCTCGAACCTGTACTGGACGTAGGCGCCGTCTGCCGGCGTTTTGCCGACCGGGATCCAGAACAGATGCATCAGCCCCATGGCGTGGTCGATGCGGAGCGCCCCGGCATGGCGCATGTTGGCGCCGAGCATGGCGATGAACGGCTCGTACGCCCGCTCCACCAGACCGACCGGACTGAGTGGCGGCGTTCCCCAATCCTGCCCCAGCATGTTGAACGGATCGGGCGGTGCGCCGACGCTGGCCTGGGTGACGACGACCTCCGGTGCGCTCCAGGCGTCCGCTCCGCCGGGATCGACGCCGACTGCCAGGTCTTGATAAATGCCGATCTCCAGACCCGCCGCCTGCGCTCGTTCCGCCACCGTCTGCAACTGCCGGTCGGCTTCCCACTGTAGATACATGTGGAACGACACGCGATCCTGCTGTTCCCGCGCAAACGCCGCTACCTCGGGGGACTCCGGATTCCGATACG
Coding sequences within it:
- the lpxB gene encoding lipid-A-disaccharide synthase, which translates into the protein MRQACSWSVSAVKGATQTRSRDVGAGADRPPLIFLIAGEPSGDVLGARLMAALSARLGDHVAFDGIGGAQMSAAGMVSRFPMEDLSVMGAAEIVPRLPKLLRRIRETVAAIKAARPDVVVTIDSPGFCFRVGKRLHGSGIPIVHFVAPQVWAWKAHRAREIAGFLDHLLALLPFEPPIFEEAGLPCTFVGHPVVESGAGSGDGRLMRARLGLGANEPLVCLLPGSRQSETRRLMPVYAETAARLLQQRPVVRFVLPAVDALRADIASEVERWPVTPGRVQLCPAAERFDAFAAADVALAASGTVSLELAMARTPMVITYRLNPMTAWLARRVIRVPHVNLINLIVDEAVVPELLQNDCRPDRAAAELIRLLDDPSTRARQRGAADRAIAALRPVAGTPSARAADVIASVVASAGRR
- the malQ gene encoding 4-alpha-glucanotransferase, which gives rise to MTDGRALDRLAEFAGIEPRYYDIWGTLHEASDQTKRSLLAAMGIPADDDAQVADSMRRLEDDSWQHPLPPVLVVREGTSVVVPVSLPVDDGGADLTLEITEETGAFHRIDVDPPSLPLAERRTVAQRPMERRLLTLAKPLPMGYHHCRLVGIAGRPLTLMVVPDRCYMPACLEDHGKRWGLATHLYTLRSRRDWGMGDFGSLAELVEVAAGLGAASVGVNPLHALFPADAGKISPYSPSSRQFLNPLYLDVEAASGFADCAEAAAAASVPGTAADAPFVDYASVARRKLTALAAVHGCFEQRGPSSAREAYAAFCESGGERLRRFAIFETLSEHFDGRRWQEWPEPYRNPESPEVAAFAREQQDRVSFHMYLQWEADRQLQTVAERAQAAGLEIGIYQDLAVGVDPGGADAWSAPEVVVTQASVGAPPDPFNMLGQDWGTPPLSPVGLVERAYEPFIAMLGANMRHAGALRIDHAMGLMHLFWIPVGKTPADGAYVQYRFEDLLGILALESHRNRCLVIGEDLGTVPDGFRDRMTAANVLSYRVLYFEKDGEAFKRPDAYPEKGLACVTTHDLSTLAGFWEGADIDLKQRLQLYPSPAVEASERASRDSDRRLLAEALADEQLLQAKPSNVLAAGMGPDLVAAVHAYLSRSPACLLMVQIDDVTGESEQINLPGTVDEYPNWRRRLRLPVAAIAATPIMQALTAALRDRAAGAR